The following proteins are encoded in a genomic region of Nicotiana sylvestris chromosome 4, ASM39365v2, whole genome shotgun sequence:
- the LOC104239197 gene encoding UPF0481 protein At3g47200-like isoform X1 has protein sequence MAHHIETTQMDHQIPLLDQTYVNEVLLYSCLSCYVTPHGTVEELLAEKGVVELLPPSEESYPKSGMANNTENVPLDQIALPDQNPLTEATEDEIQEVRKLDHLIRIKETSGQDQLALQTKKFANQIFQRFKDLDNASIKSSTIFKVNMGLRKSNSDAYTPMLICIGPYHKKNPKLDSMEKYKLLYLQRFLQRKDGIDVESCISEIEILKDEALKCYDDNLYSDIVVKFSQMLLLDGCFVVEFIRERCEVEPPRKESNEIINLEWMIIQVCRDMVLLENQLPFFVLTMLHDMTKQHTEKSLLYMVRETLLNIFPMVTFKTASEIDNFNAEGIDHLLDAVHKFCRPSHDEKTSETNNSDSRGNECCKISLCGNVLQLTRSKEILGFWDCYHIPSATELYNAGVSFSKIGTVAEDSKDKTTLFDINFEKGLMKIPCFTIEDTMESFMRNLIAYEQHSSHVYPYFSNYAHIMTQLIGSHKDVNLLRQNKIILKDLGDDKEVATIFKELSSGVRVTDFYYKEQCSKLVQHCEKPWSQMMASLRHNYFQSPWAGTSTMAAITLLILTVIQTVLAFKGEVK, from the exons GTGACCCCTCACGGGACTGTTGAGGAGCTCCTTGCGGAGAAGGGAGTGGTGGAGTTGCTCCCTCCT TCTGAAGAAAGTTATCCAAAATCAGGGATGGCAAACAATACTGAGAATGTTCCACTAGATCAAATTGCACTGCCTGATCAAAATCCTTTAACAGAAGCTACAGAAGATGAG ATACAGGAGGTGAGGAAACTGGACCATTTAATCAGGATAAAGGAAACAAGTGGTCAAGATCAATTGGCGTTACAAACTAAGAAATTTGCAAATCAAATCTTTCAAAGATTTAAGGATTTGGACAATGCATCTATCAAATCCAGTACCATATTCAAAGTAAATATGGGGCTAAGAAAATCAAATTCAGATGCTTATACACCAATGTTGATCTGCATTGGTCCTTACCATAAAAAGAATCCTAAACTTGACTCCATGGAAAAGTATAAATTGTTGTACCTACAACGGTTTCTCCAACGGAAAGACGGGATTGATGTGGAAAGTTGCATTAGTGAAATTGAGATACTAAAAGATGAAGCACTAAAGTGTTATGATGATAACCTTTACAGTGATATTGTTGTCAAATTTTCACAAATGTTGTTGCTTGATGGTTGTTTTGTGGTGGAGTTTATTCGAGAGCGTTGTGAAGTCGAGCCACCAAGAAAAGAATCCAACGAAATTATCAACTTGGAATGGATGATAATTCAAGTATGTAGAGATATGGTGTTACTAGAAAACCAACTGCCTTTCTTTGTTCTCACCATGCTACATGACATGACAAAGCAACATACAGAAAAAAGCTTATTGTATATGGTGAGAGAGACATTACTTAATATTTTCCCAATGGTGACATTTAAAACCGCATCAGAAATTGACAATTTTAATGCAGAGGGAATCGACCATTTACTAGATGCAGTACACAAGTTTTGTCGCCCATCACATGATGAAAAAACTAGCGAAACCAATAATAGTGACAGCAGGGGAAACGAATGTTGCAAGATAAGTTTGTGCGGGAACGTTTTACAATTAACCAGGTCAAAAGAAATCCTTGGTTTCTGGGATTGCTATCATATTCCAAGTGCAACGGAGCTTTATAATGCTGGAGTTAGCTTCTCAAAAATAGGAACAGTGGCGGAAGATTCGAAGGATAAAACAACTTTATTCGATATCAACTTCGAAAAGGGTTTAATGAAAATCCCTTGTTTCACAATCGAGGATACTATGGAGAGCTTCATGAGAAATTTAATAGCTTATGAGCAACACTCTTCTCATGTATATCCTTATTTTTCGAATTATGCTCATATAATGACTCAACTTATTGGCTCACATAAAGATGTGAATCTCCTTCGCCAAAATAAAATCATCCTTAAAGATCTAGGAGATGACAAAGAAGTGGCCACCATCTTCAAGGAACTTTCAAGTGGAGTGAGAGTCACTGACTTCTATTACAAAGAACAATGCAGCAAATTGGTCCAACATTGCGAGAAGCCATGGAGTCAAATGATGGCAAGTTTGAGGCACAATTATTTTCAGAGTCCTTGGGCTGGAACTTCAACTATGGCAGCCATCACACTTCTCATACTCACAGTTATACAAACAGTTCTAGCTTTCAAAGGTGAGGTTAAGTAG
- the LOC104239197 gene encoding UPF0481 protein At3g47200-like isoform X4 yields MAHHIETTQMDHQIPLLDQTYVNEVLLYSCLSCYSEESYPKSGMANNTENVPLDQIALPDQNPLTEATEDEEVRKLDHLIRIKETSGQDQLALQTKKFANQIFQRFKDLDNASIKSSTIFKVNMGLRKSNSDAYTPMLICIGPYHKKNPKLDSMEKYKLLYLQRFLQRKDGIDVESCISEIEILKDEALKCYDDNLYSDIVVKFSQMLLLDGCFVVEFIRERCEVEPPRKESNEIINLEWMIIQVCRDMVLLENQLPFFVLTMLHDMTKQHTEKSLLYMVRETLLNIFPMVTFKTASEIDNFNAEGIDHLLDAVHKFCRPSHDEKTSETNNSDSRGNECCKISLCGNVLQLTRSKEILGFWDCYHIPSATELYNAGVSFSKIGTVAEDSKDKTTLFDINFEKGLMKIPCFTIEDTMESFMRNLIAYEQHSSHVYPYFSNYAHIMTQLIGSHKDVNLLRQNKIILKDLGDDKEVATIFKELSSGVRVTDFYYKEQCSKLVQHCEKPWSQMMASLRHNYFQSPWAGTSTMAAITLLILTVIQTVLAFKGEVK; encoded by the exons TCTGAAGAAAGTTATCCAAAATCAGGGATGGCAAACAATACTGAGAATGTTCCACTAGATCAAATTGCACTGCCTGATCAAAATCCTTTAACAGAAGCTACAGAAGATGAG GAGGTGAGGAAACTGGACCATTTAATCAGGATAAAGGAAACAAGTGGTCAAGATCAATTGGCGTTACAAACTAAGAAATTTGCAAATCAAATCTTTCAAAGATTTAAGGATTTGGACAATGCATCTATCAAATCCAGTACCATATTCAAAGTAAATATGGGGCTAAGAAAATCAAATTCAGATGCTTATACACCAATGTTGATCTGCATTGGTCCTTACCATAAAAAGAATCCTAAACTTGACTCCATGGAAAAGTATAAATTGTTGTACCTACAACGGTTTCTCCAACGGAAAGACGGGATTGATGTGGAAAGTTGCATTAGTGAAATTGAGATACTAAAAGATGAAGCACTAAAGTGTTATGATGATAACCTTTACAGTGATATTGTTGTCAAATTTTCACAAATGTTGTTGCTTGATGGTTGTTTTGTGGTGGAGTTTATTCGAGAGCGTTGTGAAGTCGAGCCACCAAGAAAAGAATCCAACGAAATTATCAACTTGGAATGGATGATAATTCAAGTATGTAGAGATATGGTGTTACTAGAAAACCAACTGCCTTTCTTTGTTCTCACCATGCTACATGACATGACAAAGCAACATACAGAAAAAAGCTTATTGTATATGGTGAGAGAGACATTACTTAATATTTTCCCAATGGTGACATTTAAAACCGCATCAGAAATTGACAATTTTAATGCAGAGGGAATCGACCATTTACTAGATGCAGTACACAAGTTTTGTCGCCCATCACATGATGAAAAAACTAGCGAAACCAATAATAGTGACAGCAGGGGAAACGAATGTTGCAAGATAAGTTTGTGCGGGAACGTTTTACAATTAACCAGGTCAAAAGAAATCCTTGGTTTCTGGGATTGCTATCATATTCCAAGTGCAACGGAGCTTTATAATGCTGGAGTTAGCTTCTCAAAAATAGGAACAGTGGCGGAAGATTCGAAGGATAAAACAACTTTATTCGATATCAACTTCGAAAAGGGTTTAATGAAAATCCCTTGTTTCACAATCGAGGATACTATGGAGAGCTTCATGAGAAATTTAATAGCTTATGAGCAACACTCTTCTCATGTATATCCTTATTTTTCGAATTATGCTCATATAATGACTCAACTTATTGGCTCACATAAAGATGTGAATCTCCTTCGCCAAAATAAAATCATCCTTAAAGATCTAGGAGATGACAAAGAAGTGGCCACCATCTTCAAGGAACTTTCAAGTGGAGTGAGAGTCACTGACTTCTATTACAAAGAACAATGCAGCAAATTGGTCCAACATTGCGAGAAGCCATGGAGTCAAATGATGGCAAGTTTGAGGCACAATTATTTTCAGAGTCCTTGGGCTGGAACTTCAACTATGGCAGCCATCACACTTCTCATACTCACAGTTATACAAACAGTTCTAGCTTTCAAAGGTGAGGTTAAGTAG
- the LOC104239197 gene encoding UPF0481 protein At3g47200-like isoform X6, with protein sequence MAHHIETTQMDHQIPLLDQTYVNESEESYPKSGMANNTENVPLDQIALPDQNPLTEATEDEEVRKLDHLIRIKETSGQDQLALQTKKFANQIFQRFKDLDNASIKSSTIFKVNMGLRKSNSDAYTPMLICIGPYHKKNPKLDSMEKYKLLYLQRFLQRKDGIDVESCISEIEILKDEALKCYDDNLYSDIVVKFSQMLLLDGCFVVEFIRERCEVEPPRKESNEIINLEWMIIQVCRDMVLLENQLPFFVLTMLHDMTKQHTEKSLLYMVRETLLNIFPMVTFKTASEIDNFNAEGIDHLLDAVHKFCRPSHDEKTSETNNSDSRGNECCKISLCGNVLQLTRSKEILGFWDCYHIPSATELYNAGVSFSKIGTVAEDSKDKTTLFDINFEKGLMKIPCFTIEDTMESFMRNLIAYEQHSSHVYPYFSNYAHIMTQLIGSHKDVNLLRQNKIILKDLGDDKEVATIFKELSSGVRVTDFYYKEQCSKLVQHCEKPWSQMMASLRHNYFQSPWAGTSTMAAITLLILTVIQTVLAFKGEVK encoded by the exons TCTGAAGAAAGTTATCCAAAATCAGGGATGGCAAACAATACTGAGAATGTTCCACTAGATCAAATTGCACTGCCTGATCAAAATCCTTTAACAGAAGCTACAGAAGATGAG GAGGTGAGGAAACTGGACCATTTAATCAGGATAAAGGAAACAAGTGGTCAAGATCAATTGGCGTTACAAACTAAGAAATTTGCAAATCAAATCTTTCAAAGATTTAAGGATTTGGACAATGCATCTATCAAATCCAGTACCATATTCAAAGTAAATATGGGGCTAAGAAAATCAAATTCAGATGCTTATACACCAATGTTGATCTGCATTGGTCCTTACCATAAAAAGAATCCTAAACTTGACTCCATGGAAAAGTATAAATTGTTGTACCTACAACGGTTTCTCCAACGGAAAGACGGGATTGATGTGGAAAGTTGCATTAGTGAAATTGAGATACTAAAAGATGAAGCACTAAAGTGTTATGATGATAACCTTTACAGTGATATTGTTGTCAAATTTTCACAAATGTTGTTGCTTGATGGTTGTTTTGTGGTGGAGTTTATTCGAGAGCGTTGTGAAGTCGAGCCACCAAGAAAAGAATCCAACGAAATTATCAACTTGGAATGGATGATAATTCAAGTATGTAGAGATATGGTGTTACTAGAAAACCAACTGCCTTTCTTTGTTCTCACCATGCTACATGACATGACAAAGCAACATACAGAAAAAAGCTTATTGTATATGGTGAGAGAGACATTACTTAATATTTTCCCAATGGTGACATTTAAAACCGCATCAGAAATTGACAATTTTAATGCAGAGGGAATCGACCATTTACTAGATGCAGTACACAAGTTTTGTCGCCCATCACATGATGAAAAAACTAGCGAAACCAATAATAGTGACAGCAGGGGAAACGAATGTTGCAAGATAAGTTTGTGCGGGAACGTTTTACAATTAACCAGGTCAAAAGAAATCCTTGGTTTCTGGGATTGCTATCATATTCCAAGTGCAACGGAGCTTTATAATGCTGGAGTTAGCTTCTCAAAAATAGGAACAGTGGCGGAAGATTCGAAGGATAAAACAACTTTATTCGATATCAACTTCGAAAAGGGTTTAATGAAAATCCCTTGTTTCACAATCGAGGATACTATGGAGAGCTTCATGAGAAATTTAATAGCTTATGAGCAACACTCTTCTCATGTATATCCTTATTTTTCGAATTATGCTCATATAATGACTCAACTTATTGGCTCACATAAAGATGTGAATCTCCTTCGCCAAAATAAAATCATCCTTAAAGATCTAGGAGATGACAAAGAAGTGGCCACCATCTTCAAGGAACTTTCAAGTGGAGTGAGAGTCACTGACTTCTATTACAAAGAACAATGCAGCAAATTGGTCCAACATTGCGAGAAGCCATGGAGTCAAATGATGGCAAGTTTGAGGCACAATTATTTTCAGAGTCCTTGGGCTGGAACTTCAACTATGGCAGCCATCACACTTCTCATACTCACAGTTATACAAACAGTTCTAGCTTTCAAAGGTGAGGTTAAGTAG
- the LOC104239197 gene encoding UPF0481 protein At3g47200-like isoform X2 produces the protein MAHHIETTQMDHQIPLLDQTYVNEVLLYSCLSCYVTPHGTVEELLAEKGVVELLPPSEESYPKSGMANNTENVPLDQIALPDQNPLTEATEDEEVRKLDHLIRIKETSGQDQLALQTKKFANQIFQRFKDLDNASIKSSTIFKVNMGLRKSNSDAYTPMLICIGPYHKKNPKLDSMEKYKLLYLQRFLQRKDGIDVESCISEIEILKDEALKCYDDNLYSDIVVKFSQMLLLDGCFVVEFIRERCEVEPPRKESNEIINLEWMIIQVCRDMVLLENQLPFFVLTMLHDMTKQHTEKSLLYMVRETLLNIFPMVTFKTASEIDNFNAEGIDHLLDAVHKFCRPSHDEKTSETNNSDSRGNECCKISLCGNVLQLTRSKEILGFWDCYHIPSATELYNAGVSFSKIGTVAEDSKDKTTLFDINFEKGLMKIPCFTIEDTMESFMRNLIAYEQHSSHVYPYFSNYAHIMTQLIGSHKDVNLLRQNKIILKDLGDDKEVATIFKELSSGVRVTDFYYKEQCSKLVQHCEKPWSQMMASLRHNYFQSPWAGTSTMAAITLLILTVIQTVLAFKGEVK, from the exons GTGACCCCTCACGGGACTGTTGAGGAGCTCCTTGCGGAGAAGGGAGTGGTGGAGTTGCTCCCTCCT TCTGAAGAAAGTTATCCAAAATCAGGGATGGCAAACAATACTGAGAATGTTCCACTAGATCAAATTGCACTGCCTGATCAAAATCCTTTAACAGAAGCTACAGAAGATGAG GAGGTGAGGAAACTGGACCATTTAATCAGGATAAAGGAAACAAGTGGTCAAGATCAATTGGCGTTACAAACTAAGAAATTTGCAAATCAAATCTTTCAAAGATTTAAGGATTTGGACAATGCATCTATCAAATCCAGTACCATATTCAAAGTAAATATGGGGCTAAGAAAATCAAATTCAGATGCTTATACACCAATGTTGATCTGCATTGGTCCTTACCATAAAAAGAATCCTAAACTTGACTCCATGGAAAAGTATAAATTGTTGTACCTACAACGGTTTCTCCAACGGAAAGACGGGATTGATGTGGAAAGTTGCATTAGTGAAATTGAGATACTAAAAGATGAAGCACTAAAGTGTTATGATGATAACCTTTACAGTGATATTGTTGTCAAATTTTCACAAATGTTGTTGCTTGATGGTTGTTTTGTGGTGGAGTTTATTCGAGAGCGTTGTGAAGTCGAGCCACCAAGAAAAGAATCCAACGAAATTATCAACTTGGAATGGATGATAATTCAAGTATGTAGAGATATGGTGTTACTAGAAAACCAACTGCCTTTCTTTGTTCTCACCATGCTACATGACATGACAAAGCAACATACAGAAAAAAGCTTATTGTATATGGTGAGAGAGACATTACTTAATATTTTCCCAATGGTGACATTTAAAACCGCATCAGAAATTGACAATTTTAATGCAGAGGGAATCGACCATTTACTAGATGCAGTACACAAGTTTTGTCGCCCATCACATGATGAAAAAACTAGCGAAACCAATAATAGTGACAGCAGGGGAAACGAATGTTGCAAGATAAGTTTGTGCGGGAACGTTTTACAATTAACCAGGTCAAAAGAAATCCTTGGTTTCTGGGATTGCTATCATATTCCAAGTGCAACGGAGCTTTATAATGCTGGAGTTAGCTTCTCAAAAATAGGAACAGTGGCGGAAGATTCGAAGGATAAAACAACTTTATTCGATATCAACTTCGAAAAGGGTTTAATGAAAATCCCTTGTTTCACAATCGAGGATACTATGGAGAGCTTCATGAGAAATTTAATAGCTTATGAGCAACACTCTTCTCATGTATATCCTTATTTTTCGAATTATGCTCATATAATGACTCAACTTATTGGCTCACATAAAGATGTGAATCTCCTTCGCCAAAATAAAATCATCCTTAAAGATCTAGGAGATGACAAAGAAGTGGCCACCATCTTCAAGGAACTTTCAAGTGGAGTGAGAGTCACTGACTTCTATTACAAAGAACAATGCAGCAAATTGGTCCAACATTGCGAGAAGCCATGGAGTCAAATGATGGCAAGTTTGAGGCACAATTATTTTCAGAGTCCTTGGGCTGGAACTTCAACTATGGCAGCCATCACACTTCTCATACTCACAGTTATACAAACAGTTCTAGCTTTCAAAGGTGAGGTTAAGTAG
- the LOC104239197 gene encoding UPF0481 protein At3g47200-like isoform X5 yields the protein MAHHIETTQMDHQIPLLDQTYVNESEESYPKSGMANNTENVPLDQIALPDQNPLTEATEDEIQEVRKLDHLIRIKETSGQDQLALQTKKFANQIFQRFKDLDNASIKSSTIFKVNMGLRKSNSDAYTPMLICIGPYHKKNPKLDSMEKYKLLYLQRFLQRKDGIDVESCISEIEILKDEALKCYDDNLYSDIVVKFSQMLLLDGCFVVEFIRERCEVEPPRKESNEIINLEWMIIQVCRDMVLLENQLPFFVLTMLHDMTKQHTEKSLLYMVRETLLNIFPMVTFKTASEIDNFNAEGIDHLLDAVHKFCRPSHDEKTSETNNSDSRGNECCKISLCGNVLQLTRSKEILGFWDCYHIPSATELYNAGVSFSKIGTVAEDSKDKTTLFDINFEKGLMKIPCFTIEDTMESFMRNLIAYEQHSSHVYPYFSNYAHIMTQLIGSHKDVNLLRQNKIILKDLGDDKEVATIFKELSSGVRVTDFYYKEQCSKLVQHCEKPWSQMMASLRHNYFQSPWAGTSTMAAITLLILTVIQTVLAFKGEVK from the exons TCTGAAGAAAGTTATCCAAAATCAGGGATGGCAAACAATACTGAGAATGTTCCACTAGATCAAATTGCACTGCCTGATCAAAATCCTTTAACAGAAGCTACAGAAGATGAG ATACAGGAGGTGAGGAAACTGGACCATTTAATCAGGATAAAGGAAACAAGTGGTCAAGATCAATTGGCGTTACAAACTAAGAAATTTGCAAATCAAATCTTTCAAAGATTTAAGGATTTGGACAATGCATCTATCAAATCCAGTACCATATTCAAAGTAAATATGGGGCTAAGAAAATCAAATTCAGATGCTTATACACCAATGTTGATCTGCATTGGTCCTTACCATAAAAAGAATCCTAAACTTGACTCCATGGAAAAGTATAAATTGTTGTACCTACAACGGTTTCTCCAACGGAAAGACGGGATTGATGTGGAAAGTTGCATTAGTGAAATTGAGATACTAAAAGATGAAGCACTAAAGTGTTATGATGATAACCTTTACAGTGATATTGTTGTCAAATTTTCACAAATGTTGTTGCTTGATGGTTGTTTTGTGGTGGAGTTTATTCGAGAGCGTTGTGAAGTCGAGCCACCAAGAAAAGAATCCAACGAAATTATCAACTTGGAATGGATGATAATTCAAGTATGTAGAGATATGGTGTTACTAGAAAACCAACTGCCTTTCTTTGTTCTCACCATGCTACATGACATGACAAAGCAACATACAGAAAAAAGCTTATTGTATATGGTGAGAGAGACATTACTTAATATTTTCCCAATGGTGACATTTAAAACCGCATCAGAAATTGACAATTTTAATGCAGAGGGAATCGACCATTTACTAGATGCAGTACACAAGTTTTGTCGCCCATCACATGATGAAAAAACTAGCGAAACCAATAATAGTGACAGCAGGGGAAACGAATGTTGCAAGATAAGTTTGTGCGGGAACGTTTTACAATTAACCAGGTCAAAAGAAATCCTTGGTTTCTGGGATTGCTATCATATTCCAAGTGCAACGGAGCTTTATAATGCTGGAGTTAGCTTCTCAAAAATAGGAACAGTGGCGGAAGATTCGAAGGATAAAACAACTTTATTCGATATCAACTTCGAAAAGGGTTTAATGAAAATCCCTTGTTTCACAATCGAGGATACTATGGAGAGCTTCATGAGAAATTTAATAGCTTATGAGCAACACTCTTCTCATGTATATCCTTATTTTTCGAATTATGCTCATATAATGACTCAACTTATTGGCTCACATAAAGATGTGAATCTCCTTCGCCAAAATAAAATCATCCTTAAAGATCTAGGAGATGACAAAGAAGTGGCCACCATCTTCAAGGAACTTTCAAGTGGAGTGAGAGTCACTGACTTCTATTACAAAGAACAATGCAGCAAATTGGTCCAACATTGCGAGAAGCCATGGAGTCAAATGATGGCAAGTTTGAGGCACAATTATTTTCAGAGTCCTTGGGCTGGAACTTCAACTATGGCAGCCATCACACTTCTCATACTCACAGTTATACAAACAGTTCTAGCTTTCAAAGGTGAGGTTAAGTAG
- the LOC104239197 gene encoding UPF0481 protein At3g47200-like isoform X3, which yields MAHHIETTQMDHQIPLLDQTYVNEVLLYSCLSCYSEESYPKSGMANNTENVPLDQIALPDQNPLTEATEDEIQEVRKLDHLIRIKETSGQDQLALQTKKFANQIFQRFKDLDNASIKSSTIFKVNMGLRKSNSDAYTPMLICIGPYHKKNPKLDSMEKYKLLYLQRFLQRKDGIDVESCISEIEILKDEALKCYDDNLYSDIVVKFSQMLLLDGCFVVEFIRERCEVEPPRKESNEIINLEWMIIQVCRDMVLLENQLPFFVLTMLHDMTKQHTEKSLLYMVRETLLNIFPMVTFKTASEIDNFNAEGIDHLLDAVHKFCRPSHDEKTSETNNSDSRGNECCKISLCGNVLQLTRSKEILGFWDCYHIPSATELYNAGVSFSKIGTVAEDSKDKTTLFDINFEKGLMKIPCFTIEDTMESFMRNLIAYEQHSSHVYPYFSNYAHIMTQLIGSHKDVNLLRQNKIILKDLGDDKEVATIFKELSSGVRVTDFYYKEQCSKLVQHCEKPWSQMMASLRHNYFQSPWAGTSTMAAITLLILTVIQTVLAFKGEVK from the exons TCTGAAGAAAGTTATCCAAAATCAGGGATGGCAAACAATACTGAGAATGTTCCACTAGATCAAATTGCACTGCCTGATCAAAATCCTTTAACAGAAGCTACAGAAGATGAG ATACAGGAGGTGAGGAAACTGGACCATTTAATCAGGATAAAGGAAACAAGTGGTCAAGATCAATTGGCGTTACAAACTAAGAAATTTGCAAATCAAATCTTTCAAAGATTTAAGGATTTGGACAATGCATCTATCAAATCCAGTACCATATTCAAAGTAAATATGGGGCTAAGAAAATCAAATTCAGATGCTTATACACCAATGTTGATCTGCATTGGTCCTTACCATAAAAAGAATCCTAAACTTGACTCCATGGAAAAGTATAAATTGTTGTACCTACAACGGTTTCTCCAACGGAAAGACGGGATTGATGTGGAAAGTTGCATTAGTGAAATTGAGATACTAAAAGATGAAGCACTAAAGTGTTATGATGATAACCTTTACAGTGATATTGTTGTCAAATTTTCACAAATGTTGTTGCTTGATGGTTGTTTTGTGGTGGAGTTTATTCGAGAGCGTTGTGAAGTCGAGCCACCAAGAAAAGAATCCAACGAAATTATCAACTTGGAATGGATGATAATTCAAGTATGTAGAGATATGGTGTTACTAGAAAACCAACTGCCTTTCTTTGTTCTCACCATGCTACATGACATGACAAAGCAACATACAGAAAAAAGCTTATTGTATATGGTGAGAGAGACATTACTTAATATTTTCCCAATGGTGACATTTAAAACCGCATCAGAAATTGACAATTTTAATGCAGAGGGAATCGACCATTTACTAGATGCAGTACACAAGTTTTGTCGCCCATCACATGATGAAAAAACTAGCGAAACCAATAATAGTGACAGCAGGGGAAACGAATGTTGCAAGATAAGTTTGTGCGGGAACGTTTTACAATTAACCAGGTCAAAAGAAATCCTTGGTTTCTGGGATTGCTATCATATTCCAAGTGCAACGGAGCTTTATAATGCTGGAGTTAGCTTCTCAAAAATAGGAACAGTGGCGGAAGATTCGAAGGATAAAACAACTTTATTCGATATCAACTTCGAAAAGGGTTTAATGAAAATCCCTTGTTTCACAATCGAGGATACTATGGAGAGCTTCATGAGAAATTTAATAGCTTATGAGCAACACTCTTCTCATGTATATCCTTATTTTTCGAATTATGCTCATATAATGACTCAACTTATTGGCTCACATAAAGATGTGAATCTCCTTCGCCAAAATAAAATCATCCTTAAAGATCTAGGAGATGACAAAGAAGTGGCCACCATCTTCAAGGAACTTTCAAGTGGAGTGAGAGTCACTGACTTCTATTACAAAGAACAATGCAGCAAATTGGTCCAACATTGCGAGAAGCCATGGAGTCAAATGATGGCAAGTTTGAGGCACAATTATTTTCAGAGTCCTTGGGCTGGAACTTCAACTATGGCAGCCATCACACTTCTCATACTCACAGTTATACAAACAGTTCTAGCTTTCAAAGGTGAGGTTAAGTAG